One Candidatus Omnitrophota bacterium DNA segment encodes these proteins:
- a CDS encoding DUF2905 domain-containing protein — translation MFSLESIGKMLVFFGVVTILLGLLFMLAGKIPYLGKLPGDIVIHTKKFHFYFPLATSLIISLLLTIIINIFFKHRS, via the coding sequence ATGTTTTCTCTTGAGAGTATCGGCAAGATGCTTGTGTTTTTTGGTGTCGTTACGATCTTGTTAGGATTACTTTTTATGTTAGCTGGGAAAATTCCCTACTTGGGAAAGCTTCCTGGAGATATTGTCATTCATACAAAGAAGTTTCATTTCTATTTTCCGCTGGCTACCTCTTTAATTATCAGCTTGTTGCTTACTATTATTATAAATATATTTTTTAAACATCGATCTTGA